From one Xiphophorus hellerii strain 12219 chromosome 18, Xiphophorus_hellerii-4.1, whole genome shotgun sequence genomic stretch:
- the cul3b gene encoding cullin-3b isoform X1, translating to MSNLSKGGTKKDTKMRIRAFPMTMDEKYVNNIWDLLKNAIQEIQRKNNSGLSFEELYRNAYTMVLHKHGEKLYTGLREVVTEHLINKVREDVLNSLNNNFLQTLNQAWNDHQTAMVMIRDILMYMDRVYVQQNNVENVYNLGLIIFRDQVVRYGCIRDHLRQTLLDMIARERKGEVVDRGAIRNACQMLMILGLEGRSVYEEDFEAPFLEMSAEFFQLESQKFLSENSASVYIKKVEARINEEIERVMHCLDKSTEEPIVKVVERELISKHMKTIVEMENSGLVHMLKNGKTDDLACMYKLFSRVPNGLKTMCECMSSYLREQGKALVSEEGEGKNPVDYIQGLLDLKSRFDRFLQESFNNDRLFKQTIAGDFEYFLNLNSRSPEYLSLFIDDKLKKGVKGLTEQEVESILDKAMVLFRFMQEKDVFERYYKQHLARRLLTNKSVSDDSEKNMISKLKTECGCQFTSKLEGMFRDMSISNTTMDEFRQHLQTTGVSLGGVDLTVRVLTTGYWPTQSATPKCNIPPSPRHAFEVFRRFYLGKHSGRQLTLQHHMGSADLNATFYGPIKKEDGSEVGVGGAQVTGSNTRKHILQVSTFQMTILMLFNNREKSTFEEIQQETDIPERELVRALQSLACGKPTQRVLTKEPKSKEIENGHVFTVNDQFTSKLHRVKIQTVAAKQGESDPERKETRQKVDDDRKHEIEAAIVRIMKSRKKMQHNVLVAEVTQQLRARFLPSPVVIKKRIEGLIEREYLARTPEDRKVYTYVA from the exons ATGTCCAATCTCAGCAAAGGCGGCACCAAGAAGGACACCAAAATGAGGATAAGGGCCTTTCCT ATGACGATGGATGAGAAGTATGTCAACAATATCTGGGACCTACTAAAAAATGCCATCCAGGAAATACAGAGGAAGAACAACAGCGGCCTGAGCTTTGAGGAACTTTACAGGAATGCCTACACAATGGTGCTCCACAAACATGGAGAGAAACTGTACACAGGCCTGCGGGAAGTTGTCACTGAACATCTCATCAACAAA gTACGAGAAGATGTCCTAAACTCTCTAAACAATAACTTCCTCCAGACGTTAAATCAAGCGTGGAACGACCACCAGACTGCAATGGTGATGATCAGAGACATCCTGATGTACATG GATCGAGTGTATGTGCAGCAAAATAATGTAGAAAACGTCTACAACCTGGGGCTCATCATCTTTAGGGATCAGGTGGTTCGATATGGCTGCATCAGAGACCACCTTCGACAAACTCTGCTTGACATGATCGCACGGGAGAGGAAGGGGGAAGTGGTGGACAG GGGGGCCATTAGAAATGCCTGCCAAATGTTAATGATCCTTGGCCTTGAAGGAAGATCTGTTTATGAAGAAGACTTTGAAGCACCGTTCTTGGAAATGTCTGCAGAATTTTTCCAG CTGGAGAGCCAAAAGTTCCTTTCAGAAAACAGTGCGAGTGTGTACATAAAGAAGGTAGAGGCCAGAATTAATGAGGAGATTGAGCGGGTAATGCACTGCCTGGACAAATCAACAGAGGAGCCCATCGTCAAGGTGGTGGAACGAGAGCTCATCTCCAAGCACATGAAGACCATCGTAGAGATGGAGAACTCGGGTCTGGTCCATATGCTGAAGAATGGCAAGACAGATG ATTTAGCATGTATGTACAAGCTGTTCAGTCGCGTTCCCAACGGGCTGAAGACCATGTGTGAGTGTATGAGCTCATACCTGCGGGAGCAAGGCAAGGCGCTCGTTTCAGAGGAGGGAGAAGGAAAAAATCCAGTAGATTATATTCAG GGTTTGCTAGACCTGAAGTCACGTTTTGACCGTTTCCTCCAAGAGTCTTTCAATAATGACCGACTCTTCAAACAAACTATTGCTGGTGATTTCGAGTACTTCCTTAACCTCAACTCTCGCTCACCTGAATATCTCTCGCTCTTCATCGATGACAAACTGAAGAAGGGAGTAAAAGGG CTAACAGAGCAAGAGGTGGAGTCCATACTGGACAAGGCCATGGTGTTGTTCCGCTTCATGCAGGAGAAGGATGTGTTTGAACGATATTACAAGCAGCACCTGGCTCGAAGGTTGCTCACCAACAAGAGCGTCTCAGATGATTCAGAGAAGAACATGATCTCCAAGCTAAAG ACTGAGTGTGGCTGTCAGTTCACCTCTAAACTAGAGGGAATGTTCCGGGACATGAGCATCTCCAACACCACCATGGATGAGTTCAGGCAACATCTCCAGACCACTGGG GTTTCTCTTGGAGGGGTTGATCTCACTGTGAGGGTCCTGACTACAGGATACTGGCCTACACAATCAGCAACACCAAAGTGCAATATCCCCCCTTCACCACGTCATGCATTTGAAGTTTTCAGAAG GTTTTATCTCGGTAAGCACAGTGGTAGACAACTCACCTTACAGCACCATATGGGTTCTGCAGATTTAAATGCCACCTTCTATGGTCCCATCAAAAAG GAGGACGGGTCAGAAGTCGGAGTAGGTGGGGCCCAGGTGACGGGCTCCAACACCAGAAAGCACATTCTGCAAGTATCCACCTTTCAGATGACCATTCTTATGCTTTTCAACAACAGGGAGAAGTCCACTTTTGAG GAAATCCAGCAGGAGACGGATATCCCTGAGAGGGAGCTGGTGCGAGCGCTGCAGTCTCTGGCCTGTGGGAAGCCCACACAGAGAGTTCTCACCAAAGAGCCCAAATCCAAGGAGATTGAAAATGGCCATGTGTTTACAGTGAATGACCAGTTTACCTCTAAACTGCACCGGGTCAAAATTCAGACAG TGGCTGCTAAACAGGGAGAGTCTGATCCGGAGAGGAAGGAGACGCGACAGAAAGTTGATGATGACAGAAAGCATGAAATTGAAGCAGCCATTGTTCGCATCATGAAATCTAGAAAGAAGATGCAGCACAATGTCCTAGTAGCAGAG
- the cul3b gene encoding cullin-3b isoform X2 encodes MVMIRDILMYMDRVYVQQNNVENVYNLGLIIFRDQVVRYGCIRDHLRQTLLDMIARERKGEVVDRGAIRNACQMLMILGLEGRSVYEEDFEAPFLEMSAEFFQLESQKFLSENSASVYIKKVEARINEEIERVMHCLDKSTEEPIVKVVERELISKHMKTIVEMENSGLVHMLKNGKTDDLACMYKLFSRVPNGLKTMCECMSSYLREQGKALVSEEGEGKNPVDYIQGLLDLKSRFDRFLQESFNNDRLFKQTIAGDFEYFLNLNSRSPEYLSLFIDDKLKKGVKGLTEQEVESILDKAMVLFRFMQEKDVFERYYKQHLARRLLTNKSVSDDSEKNMISKLKTECGCQFTSKLEGMFRDMSISNTTMDEFRQHLQTTGVSLGGVDLTVRVLTTGYWPTQSATPKCNIPPSPRHAFEVFRRFYLGKHSGRQLTLQHHMGSADLNATFYGPIKKEDGSEVGVGGAQVTGSNTRKHILQVSTFQMTILMLFNNREKSTFEEIQQETDIPERELVRALQSLACGKPTQRVLTKEPKSKEIENGHVFTVNDQFTSKLHRVKIQTVAAKQGESDPERKETRQKVDDDRKHEIEAAIVRIMKSRKKMQHNVLVAEVTQQLRARFLPSPVVIKKRIEGLIEREYLARTPEDRKVYTYVA; translated from the exons ATGGTGATGATCAGAGACATCCTGATGTACATG GATCGAGTGTATGTGCAGCAAAATAATGTAGAAAACGTCTACAACCTGGGGCTCATCATCTTTAGGGATCAGGTGGTTCGATATGGCTGCATCAGAGACCACCTTCGACAAACTCTGCTTGACATGATCGCACGGGAGAGGAAGGGGGAAGTGGTGGACAG GGGGGCCATTAGAAATGCCTGCCAAATGTTAATGATCCTTGGCCTTGAAGGAAGATCTGTTTATGAAGAAGACTTTGAAGCACCGTTCTTGGAAATGTCTGCAGAATTTTTCCAG CTGGAGAGCCAAAAGTTCCTTTCAGAAAACAGTGCGAGTGTGTACATAAAGAAGGTAGAGGCCAGAATTAATGAGGAGATTGAGCGGGTAATGCACTGCCTGGACAAATCAACAGAGGAGCCCATCGTCAAGGTGGTGGAACGAGAGCTCATCTCCAAGCACATGAAGACCATCGTAGAGATGGAGAACTCGGGTCTGGTCCATATGCTGAAGAATGGCAAGACAGATG ATTTAGCATGTATGTACAAGCTGTTCAGTCGCGTTCCCAACGGGCTGAAGACCATGTGTGAGTGTATGAGCTCATACCTGCGGGAGCAAGGCAAGGCGCTCGTTTCAGAGGAGGGAGAAGGAAAAAATCCAGTAGATTATATTCAG GGTTTGCTAGACCTGAAGTCACGTTTTGACCGTTTCCTCCAAGAGTCTTTCAATAATGACCGACTCTTCAAACAAACTATTGCTGGTGATTTCGAGTACTTCCTTAACCTCAACTCTCGCTCACCTGAATATCTCTCGCTCTTCATCGATGACAAACTGAAGAAGGGAGTAAAAGGG CTAACAGAGCAAGAGGTGGAGTCCATACTGGACAAGGCCATGGTGTTGTTCCGCTTCATGCAGGAGAAGGATGTGTTTGAACGATATTACAAGCAGCACCTGGCTCGAAGGTTGCTCACCAACAAGAGCGTCTCAGATGATTCAGAGAAGAACATGATCTCCAAGCTAAAG ACTGAGTGTGGCTGTCAGTTCACCTCTAAACTAGAGGGAATGTTCCGGGACATGAGCATCTCCAACACCACCATGGATGAGTTCAGGCAACATCTCCAGACCACTGGG GTTTCTCTTGGAGGGGTTGATCTCACTGTGAGGGTCCTGACTACAGGATACTGGCCTACACAATCAGCAACACCAAAGTGCAATATCCCCCCTTCACCACGTCATGCATTTGAAGTTTTCAGAAG GTTTTATCTCGGTAAGCACAGTGGTAGACAACTCACCTTACAGCACCATATGGGTTCTGCAGATTTAAATGCCACCTTCTATGGTCCCATCAAAAAG GAGGACGGGTCAGAAGTCGGAGTAGGTGGGGCCCAGGTGACGGGCTCCAACACCAGAAAGCACATTCTGCAAGTATCCACCTTTCAGATGACCATTCTTATGCTTTTCAACAACAGGGAGAAGTCCACTTTTGAG GAAATCCAGCAGGAGACGGATATCCCTGAGAGGGAGCTGGTGCGAGCGCTGCAGTCTCTGGCCTGTGGGAAGCCCACACAGAGAGTTCTCACCAAAGAGCCCAAATCCAAGGAGATTGAAAATGGCCATGTGTTTACAGTGAATGACCAGTTTACCTCTAAACTGCACCGGGTCAAAATTCAGACAG TGGCTGCTAAACAGGGAGAGTCTGATCCGGAGAGGAAGGAGACGCGACAGAAAGTTGATGATGACAGAAAGCATGAAATTGAAGCAGCCATTGTTCGCATCATGAAATCTAGAAAGAAGATGCAGCACAATGTCCTAGTAGCAGAG